Within Limisalsivibrio acetivorans, the genomic segment CTCACGCAGAATCTGTGCATGGAGGCTGTCTATATAATCATCCCGCTTGATAACATCAAAGGCGGATTTCACATCCCTGTTGAAATAGGCGTTAACTGCATCGTTCAGCATTTCAATAGATTCCTCGCCCATCTTCGGTAGGTCGATATAGGGCTTGATCTGGGGGATCTCGTTTATACGGATGATGTCACAGCATATATCCACGCAGTAATCCCCCACACGCTCGAGATCTACTATGATCCTTGAAGCTGTGAGCACGAAGCGAAGATCCATGGCCTTAGGCTCATAAAGGGCGAGGATCCTCTGGCATATGGCATCGATATCTATATCAAGCTGGTCCACCTTTTCGTCCATGTTTATAGTCTTTTTTGCAAGCTCAGAATCCCTTTCCACAAGGCTTTTGATGGAATTCTGGATCATTTCCGTTGTAACCTTCGCCATCTCTGCTATGAGAGATTTAAGTTGAATGTTGTCGATTTCGTGTTGTGACATATTAAAAACTCCTAGCCGAACCTGCCCGATATGTAGTCCTCGGTGAGACTGTTTTCGGGCGTATTAAATATACTGTCGGTCTTATTGTATTCTATCAGTTCCCCTTCGTACATGAAGGCAGTGTAATCCGCTGTTCTGGCGGCCTGCTGCATGTTATGGGTGACGATGATTATTGTAACGTCCTCTTTAAGCTCCCCCAGTAGCTCCTCCACCTTCGATGTGGAGCTTGGATCCAGAGCGGAGGTGGGCTCATCAAAAAGCAGAACCTCAGGCTCAACGGCGAGTGCCCTTGCGATAACAAGCCTTTGCTGCTGTCCGCCGGACAAGCTGGATGAGTTCTCCTCTAGCCTGTCCTTAACCTCATCCCAAAGGGCGGCCTGTTTGAGGGATTTTTCCGCTCTGTCCTGTATCTCTGTCATGTTTTCGATCCCTTTAAGCCGAAGGCCGTAGGCGATATTCTCTATAATGCTCATGGGGAAGGGTGCCGGCTTCTGGAAAACCATCCCTATAAGGTTTCTTAGGTTAGTGAGCTCAAAAGCCTCCCCGAAGAGGTTCTTACCATTAAACTGTATGCTCCCGCCGTAGGATGTGTTCGGGTAAAGGTCGTGCATCCTGTTGAAACAACGGAGATACGTGGTTTTTCCGCAACCGGAGGGGCCTATGAGAGCCGTTACGCTGTTGCGGTTTATCTCCATGGATATTTTTTTTAAAACCTTTTTATCGCCGTAATAAAACTCCAGATTCTTTACGCTCAGAATAACACTGGATGAACTCAAGTCACCTTCCTCCCGCTGTTCACCGATCCCTTGCATCATTAGTTACCTTTCGGTGCATCTAGATTCATTTTAGCACCGAAGGAACTGTTATTGGAAGAATTAAAAGGGGCTATGCCACATAGCTGTCTCGGGAAGAAGGGGGGATGTCCAGATTCCTTCGTTTTAGTATGTATGTTTGCGGTAGAATTCTGTTTATGTCGGGGCATAGCTGTATTTACTGCGGGGTTCGCAGAGAAGGGGTGTGTTAAGAAGTGTACAGAAAAAAGCAATATTTGTGCATGAAGCACTGCGGATCACCTCCCCTTTGCTCAGCATACGATATTCCACCACTGTGATAACCATGTGATTTATATGTCAAATAAATGTCAAATACTGCATCCTCTTTGCAGTGGTGTTCGCTCAGGATATAATTTTCACTTTTATATTTCCAGAAGATGTAATAAACTTTGTTAGATGAAAGTATAGAAAGGCTAAGTTTTTTTGGAGCATATAATATGAAAAGCAGACAACTATCGGGCAGTATGGAGGATTATCTGGAGGCTATCCTCGTTCTCCAGAATGAGAACAGCCAGGCAAAGGTTGCCAGAGCCAAAGAGATATCCGAGAAGCTGGATGTTAAGATGTCCTCCGTTACAAACGCCCTTAAGCAGCTTTCGGAGAAGGGGTATATAAACTACGACCGCTACAGTTATATTACCCTTACAGAAAAGGGTGAGAGCTATGCGGAGGAGATCCATTTCCGCCACACAACCCTTACCGAGTTTCTGGAAAAGACCCTCGGAATAGATCCCGATAAGGCGGAGGACAACGCCTGCCGTATGGAGCATATAATGGATAAAGAGGTTATCACTAGGATTGCCGCCTTTAACGATTATATGAAGAGAAAGGGGGAGGTTGTGGATCTTGGAATCTTTATTGAGGAGTGTGAGAAGAAGGGATCTTAGTCCTTTTTCGCCGCTCTGTGCTCCTTGAGCACCTTATTTGTGAAGGAGGTGAGCAGGCTCATCTCCCTTTCGGTGAAATCCCTTGATTCGAATATCAGGTTTATCTCACGCCAGCGCATCTCCGGGTTCTGCCCGTCCAGATATTCCGATTCAAGGAGCAGAGTTCTAAGTTTATTAAGGAAAACACGCTTCTCATCGCCACCCGCAAGTTTCTGTTCGGTTGAATCAATGTTTATTCTATCGGTAAGTTTTCTGCGAAGCTCCCATAGAACAACGAGCACAGCCTGCGCAAGGTTAAGGCTTTCGTAATCCTTTGAGGAGGGGAGGGGGAGGCGGTATCGGCAGATTGCCACTTCGTCATTAAGAAGTCCCGTTGCCTCATTGCCAAATAGCAGCCCCACGGTTTGTCCTTTCTGTGTGCACCTGTACACAATATGGGGGAATTCATCAATACCTATGCTGTGCCCGTCATTCCAGGGATTTCTGGGAGTAAGAGCTATAAGAACGTCGGAGCCCTGGATAAGCTCTTCGAAGGATGAGCATTTGGAGGCTGATTCTATAAGGTGATAGGCGTGGAGCGAGTATCTGCGCACATCCTCCTCATCGCCGCCAAGGGAGCCGCTGAAACGAAGGTTATTAAAGCCCGTGTTTGCCATGGCACGGGCTGTCATACCGAGATTAACCGGACCTTCGGTTTCGGAGAGTAGGATGCGGATGTTTTCAAAGGGGGATTCGGGCATATTCCGGTCTTATGCTCTGCTGCTGTAGCTCATCATAAGGCGGTAGTTCTTCATCACCTTGTTGTAATAGAAGCTGGGGAGAGGTGAGCCGGAGCGGAGCCTTCTGGTCATGTTGCCGGGGCCGAAGTTGTAGGCAATAATGGCGTATTTCACATTGTTGTACTTGTTTATCAGGTACGAGAAGTAGCTTACCCCCAGCTTAACGTTCATCTCCGGATCAAAAAGCTCCTTTGCCTTGTTCAGGGTGAGCCCTTCGGTTTTGTTGGAGATGTAAAATGCTGTGCCGGGGAGGAGCTGCATAAGGCCCACAGCACCCTTATGGGATATGACACGCTTGTTGAACGAGCTTTCGGTTTTGATGAGCGCAAGGATAAGATAGGGGTCAATATCGTGCTTTTCTGCCTCGGAGGCGATGAGGTATGCGAAGTCCATAAGGCCTATCTTGCTGTAGTTTACAGGGAAGTTGGACAGAATCGCATGGATGTCCAGCACCTTGGCTGAGAAAGCTGCCTTTTGTTTCTCCGTTTCAAGCTGAAGCTCCTTAGCGTTGATGATGGTGTTAAGGTATTGAGCTTCTTCATCGAGTTCGGTAACCGAACTGCTGACATAATAGCTGAAACCGGCGTTGAGGAGCATAAATGTTGCAAGCAGTACCGTAATGGTATATGCCAGTGGTCTCAAAGCTGTCTCCGCTTTTACAAAAAGGTTTTGTCCGCCGGATATCCGGCTTTGTACTATTATATCATTTTTCATAACGTTGGAAAAGTTAATCCATGAGAGGGGATGTGTAAAGGGGAAAAAACACTCTATTCGAAAAAGCCTTGCAATGCAAGAGAAAAAACGGCAAAATTTTTTCCATGTATATTTATCCTTTTATGTATGAAGCAAAATTTATCCGCAGGTATAAAAGGTTCTTCGTTGATGTGGACACAGGAGAAGAGGTCTTTGCCGTCCATAATCCGAACACAGGGTCAATGAAAAACCTTCAAATCGAAGGAAGCCCTGTTCTTTATACGGTATCCGAGAATAAGAAGAGGAAGCTCCCCTGCACGCTGGAGGCAATCAACATATCCGGCGACTGGGTCCTTGTGAATACCCATCTTGCGAACCGTATCGTGGAGGCATCCATCAATGATGGCGAGATTTCCGAACTGGGGGATGTGCTAAAAGTCCGCAGGGAGTTTACGTACAAAGAGGGGCGCATCGATTTCCTCGTGGAGAACGAACGGGGGAAGGCACTGGTGGAGGTGAAAAACTCCACTTATTTCGATGATGATGCATGTATGTTTCCCGATGCTGTCACAACACGGGGAAAGAAGCATCTTGAGGTATTAATGAAG encodes:
- the phoU gene encoding phosphate signaling complex protein PhoU, encoding MSQHEIDNIQLKSLIAEMAKVTTEMIQNSIKSLVERDSELAKKTINMDEKVDQLDIDIDAICQRILALYEPKAMDLRFVLTASRIIVDLERVGDYCVDICCDIIRINEIPQIKPYIDLPKMGEESIEMLNDAVNAYFNRDVKSAFDVIKRDDYIDSLHAQILRELLTYLAEDMRKTTGIVSLMQITKSFERIADHATNICELVYFMVEGKIVRHQRIEEGE
- the pstB gene encoding phosphate ABC transporter ATP-binding protein PstB; translation: MMQGIGEQREEGDLSSSSVILSVKNLEFYYGDKKVLKKISMEINRNSVTALIGPSGCGKTTYLRCFNRMHDLYPNTSYGGSIQFNGKNLFGEAFELTNLRNLIGMVFQKPAPFPMSIIENIAYGLRLKGIENMTEIQDRAEKSLKQAALWDEVKDRLEENSSSLSGGQQQRLVIARALAVEPEVLLFDEPTSALDPSSTSKVEELLGELKEDVTIIIVTHNMQQAARTADYTAFMYEGELIEYNKTDSIFNTPENSLTEDYISGRFG
- a CDS encoding metal-dependent transcriptional regulator; its protein translation is MKSRQLSGSMEDYLEAILVLQNENSQAKVARAKEISEKLDVKMSSVTNALKQLSEKGYINYDRYSYITLTEKGESYAEEIHFRHTTLTEFLEKTLGIDPDKAEDNACRMEHIMDKEVITRIAAFNDYMKRKGEVVDLGIFIEECEKKGS
- a CDS encoding RNA methyltransferase, whose protein sequence is MPESPFENIRILLSETEGPVNLGMTARAMANTGFNNLRFSGSLGGDEEDVRRYSLHAYHLIESASKCSSFEELIQGSDVLIALTPRNPWNDGHSIGIDEFPHIVYRCTQKGQTVGLLFGNEATGLLNDEVAICRYRLPLPSSKDYESLNLAQAVLVVLWELRRKLTDRINIDSTEQKLAGGDEKRVFLNKLRTLLLESEYLDGQNPEMRWREINLIFESRDFTEREMSLLTSFTNKVLKEHRAAKKD
- a CDS encoding lytic transglycosylase domain-containing protein, producing MRPLAYTITVLLATFMLLNAGFSYYVSSSVTELDEEAQYLNTIINAKELQLETEKQKAAFSAKVLDIHAILSNFPVNYSKIGLMDFAYLIASEAEKHDIDPYLILALIKTESSFNKRVISHKGAVGLMQLLPGTAFYISNKTEGLTLNKAKELFDPEMNVKLGVSYFSYLINKYNNVKYAIIAYNFGPGNMTRRLRSGSPLPSFYYNKVMKNYRLMMSYSSRA
- the sfsA gene encoding DNA/RNA nuclease SfsA → MYIYPFMYEAKFIRRYKRFFVDVDTGEEVFAVHNPNTGSMKNLQIEGSPVLYTVSENKKRKLPCTLEAINISGDWVLVNTHLANRIVEASINDGEISELGDVLKVRREFTYKEGRIDFLVENERGKALVEVKNSTYFDDDACMFPDAVTTRGKKHLEVLMKAVDEGYEAYILYTCQADRPYFRCASDIDPDYCRTFEKALDHGVKALCYRTDFDKEKRSVRLLPLDKGLLRAGV